From the genome of Ptychodera flava strain L36383 chromosome 20, AS_Pfla_20210202, whole genome shotgun sequence, one region includes:
- the LOC139119892 gene encoding probable G-protein coupled receptor No18 produces the protein MVPLNNTTLDVGILTPLPEAVVAGTLFSALIVATAFGNLLVITSVLTQRSLQVVQNYFIVSLAVADLLVAIYIMPLSTINYLYGYWIFSYSLCDIWLTSDVFLCTASILNLCAIALDRYWAITDPISYAAKRTKKRVLVIIAFVWGLSALVSMPPLVGWNDHTRVYNILPWQRLCLLTSEKGYVIYSALGSFYVPFVVMAVVYFRIYKAARLRLRKRRNASTATFTSQPTHFKPSSSSDSNLHDGSSRNASAIGPPSVTVTANSSVKDMIDQMREEKQRISVSKERKAARTLGIIMGGFVLCWLPFFIMYIILPFCSTCTLNKHAEAFIIWIGYANSCCNPVIYTIFNKEFRSAFTRMLCGRCKMRSVALRYR, from the coding sequence ATGGTACCTCTCAACAACACAACGTTAGATGTCGGAATACTGACGCCGCTACCAGAAGCCGTCGTCGCTGGTACTCTCTTCAGTGCCCTCATCGTAGCCACCGCGTTCGGCAATCTTCTTGTCATAACGTCAGTTTTAACTCAGCGTTCCCTCCAAGTCGTACAGAATTACTTCATCGTGTCGCTGGCGGTTGCAGATCTTCTTGTGGCGATCTACATCATGCCGTTGTCTACAATAAATTATCTCTATGGATACTGGATATTCAGTTATTCCCTGTGTGATATCTGGCTTACCAGCGATGTGTTCTTGTGTACGGCATCCATTCTCAACCTGTGTGCTATTGCCCTGGATCGCTATTGGGCCATCACCGACCCTATCTCGTACGCAGCAAAGCGCACAAAAAAGCGGGTCCTAGTCATCATAGCATTCGTGTGGGGACTCAGCGCTCTGGTGTCTATGCCTCCCCTCGTCGGTTGGAACGATCACACCAGAGTCTACAATATCCTGCCCTGGCAGCGACTTTGCCTCTTGACGTCCGAAAAAGGGTATGTCATATATTCCGCCTTGGGTTCTTTCTACGTGCCATTTGTTGTCATGGCCGTTGTCTATTTCCGCATCTATAAGGCTGCCAGACTTCGGCTACGCAAACGCCGAAACGCCAGCACTGCGACTTTTACTAGCCAGCCGACTCATTTCAAGCCCAGCTCAAGCAGTGACAGCAACCTGCACGATGGGTCGAGTCGAAACGCCTCCGCTATTGGACCGCCGTCCGTGACGGTGACCGCCAACTCTAGCGTCAAGGACATGATAGACCAGATGCGAGAAGAGAAACAGCGGATATCGGTCAGCAAAGAGAGAAAAGCCGCCAGGACTCTTGGTATCATCATGGGGGGATTCGTTCTCTGCTGGCTGCCTTTTTTCATCATGTACATAATTTTGCCATTCTGCTCAACCTGTACGCTGAACAAACACGCAGAAGCTTTCATCATTTGGATCGGGTATGCGAACAGTTGCTGCAACCCTGTCATATACACCATCTTCAACAAGGAGTTTCGTTCAGCGTTTACAAGAATGTTGTGTGGCCGATGTAAGATGCGGTCTGTGGCGCTTCGTTACCGATGA